The following are encoded in a window of Sphaeramia orbicularis chromosome 20, fSphaOr1.1, whole genome shotgun sequence genomic DNA:
- the LOC115410887 gene encoding UDP-N-acetylglucosamine transferase subunit ALG14 homolog, giving the protein MSFLPVVVFVLIFLCFVFLLRLYVVIKTGSKYKPGSKGSVVVLAVAGSGGHTTELLRLMDSLSPSYKPRHYVIADTDKISEEKICTFESSKELRASEPQFTICRVPRSREVHQSWSSSVISTLHALLYSVPLVYKLRPDLVLCNGPGTCVPLCAAGLLLGILGMKKVLIVYVESICRVDSLSVTGRILYPVSDYFFVQWATLRDKYPKAIYLGRIV; this is encoded by the exons ATGTCGTTCCTTCCGGTTGTTGTGTTTGTCTTAATATtcctttgttttgtgtttctccTGAGGTTGTACGTTGTCATTAAAACTGGATCTAAGTATAAACCCGGGTCCAAAGGTTCGGTTGTCGTTCTGGCCGTGGCAGGTTCAG GCGGACACACCACTGAGCTGCTGCGGCTGATGGACAGTCTGTCTCCGTCGTACAAACCCAGACACTATGTTATCGCAGACACAGACAAGATCAGTGAGGAGAAAATCTGCACTTTTGAAAGTTCCAAAGAGCTCAGAGCGTCCGAGCCTCAG TTCACCATCTGTCGGGTCCCACGGAGTCGGGAGGTCCATCAGTCCTGGAGTTCATCTGTGATCAGCACGCTCCACGCCCTGCTCTACTCTGTACCGCTGGTCTACAAACTCAGACCGGACCTG gtgcTGTGTAACGGCCCTGGGACCTGCGTCCCCCTGTGCGCCGCAGGACTTCTGCTCGGAATTCTGGGAATGAAGAAAGTCCTGATTGTTTATGTTGAAAGCATCTGCAGggtggacagtctgtctgtgacGGGACGGATACTCTACCCTGTATCCGATTACTTCTTTGTGCAGTGGGCCACTCTGAGGGACAAGTACCCCAAAGCCATTTACCTGGGCCGGATAGTCTGA
- the LOC115411095 gene encoding metalloreductase STEAP2-like yields MDSMSMSGGRSPVFLTASSSQRLHRGGQAVQNGLGGVDRPVQPTVAVLGSGDFSRSLTMRLLHRGFHVVVGSRQPKMAAQSFPHVVDVTHHEDAVAKAAIVFLAIRREHYPVLWDLKHLLEGKILVDVSNNRRVNQYPESNAEYLASLLPQSTVVKGFNVISAWAMQQTSPMDASTQIHTHAADQPYGRK; encoded by the exons ATGGACTCCATGTCCATGAGCGGTGGGCGGAGCCCCGTCTTCCTCACGGCCTCGTCGTCTCAGCGCCTCCACCGCGGCGGCCAGGCCGTGCAGAAcgggctggggg GCGTGGACCGTCCCGTCCAGCCCACTGTGGCCGTCCTGGGCTCGGGGGACTTCTCCAGGTCCCTGACCATGCGTCTGCTGCACCGCGGCTTCCATGTGGTGGTGGGCAGCCGCCAGCCCAAGATGGCCGCCCAGTCCTTCCCTCATGTGGTGGACGTGACGCACCACGAGGACGCCGTGGCCAAGGCCGCCATCGTGTTCCTGGCCATCCGCAGAGAGCACTACCCGGTCCTGTGGGACCTCAAACACCTGCTggaag GGAAGATCCTGGTGGACGTGAGTAACAACCGCAGAGTGAACCAGTACCCCGAGTCCAACGCAGAGTACCTGGCATCACTGCTGCCACAGTCCACGGTGGTCAAAGGCTTTAATGTCATCTCAGCCTGGGCCATGCAGCAGACCAGCCCTATGGACGCAagtacacag atacacacacatgcagcagaCCAGCCCTATGGACGCAA gtaa
- the LOC115411392 gene encoding metalloreductase STEAP2-like, giving the protein MDSMSMSGGRSPVFLTASSSQRLHRGGQAVQNGLGVGAGAGGSVDRPVQPTVAVLGSGDFSRSLTMRLLHRGFHVVVGSRQPKMAAQSFPHVVDVTHHEDAVAKAAIVFLAIRREHYPVLWDLKHLLEGKILVDVSNNRRVNQYPESNAEYLASLLPQSTVVKGFNVISAWAMQQTSPMDASTQVFICSNSAQARQQIVDLARQLHFQPVDMGTLSSSRDIENMPIQLFPGWKGPVLAAVALSIFFFSYSFVRDIIHPYIKRKQSDFYKIPMEMVNRTLPTVAITLLALVYLGGQLAAAHQLYYGTKYRHFPQWLEGWLQSRKQLGLLSFFMAAVHVLYSVCLPMRRSERYLLLNTAYQQVRRERGREGERERERENR; this is encoded by the exons ATGGACTCCATGTCCATGAGCGGTGGGCGGAGCCCCGTCTTTCTCACGGCCTCGTCGTCTCAGCGCCTCCACCGCGGCGGCCAGGCCGTGCAGAACGGGctgggggtgggggcgggggcAGGAGGGAGCGTGGACCGTCCCGTCCAGCCCACTGTGGCCGTCCTGGGCTCGGGGGACTTCTCCAGGTCCCTGACCATGCGTCTGCTGCACCGCGGCTTCCATGTGGTGGTGGGCAGCCGCCAGCCCAAGATGGCCGCCCAGTCCTTCCCTCATGTGGTGGACGTGACGCACCACGAGGACGCCGTGGCCAAGGCCGCCATCGTGTTCCTGGCCATCCGCAGAGAGCACTACCCGGTCCTGTGGGACCTCAAACACCTGCTggaag GGAAGATCCTGGTGGACGTGAGTAACAACCGCAGAGTGAACCAGTACCCCGAGTCCAACGCAGAGTACCTGGCATCACTGCTGCCACAGTCCACGGTGGTCAAAGGCTTTAATGTCATCTCAGCCTGGGCCATGCAGCAGACCAGCCCTATGGACGCAagtacacag GTGTTCATCTGCAGTAACTCGGCCCAGGCTCGTCAGCAGATCGTGGACTTGGCTCGTCAGCTTCACTTCCAGCCGGTGGACATGGGGACGCTGTCGTCGTCCAGGGACATCGAGAACATGCCCATCCAGCTGTTCCCGGGCTGGAAAGGCCCCGTCCTGGCCGCCGTGGCCctgtccatcttcttcttctcctactCGTTCGTGCGGGACATCATCCACCCGTACATCAAACGCAAACAGAGCGACTTCTACAAGATCCCCATGGAGATGGTCAACCGGACCCTGCCCACCGTGGCCATCACCCTGCTGGCCCTGGTCTACCTGGGGGGGCAGCTGGCCGCCGCCCACCAGCTCTACTACGGAACCAAGTACCGACACTTCCCCCAGTGGTTGGAGGGGTGGCTGCAGAGCAGGAAACAGCTGGGCCTGCTCAGCTTCTTTATGGCAGCGGTCCATGTTCTGTACAGCGTGTGTTTACCCATGAGGAGGTCCGAGAGGTACCTGCTGCTGAACACCGCCTACcaacaggtgaggagagagagagggagggagggagagagagagagagagagagagaacaggtga